A region from the Eptesicus fuscus isolate TK198812 chromosome 1, DD_ASM_mEF_20220401, whole genome shotgun sequence genome encodes:
- the RBMX2 gene encoding LOW QUALITY PROTEIN: RNA-binding motif protein, X-linked 2 (The sequence of the model RefSeq protein was modified relative to this genomic sequence to represent the inferred CDS: deleted 1 base in 1 codon), with translation MRPAASPGSGFLCVEREIAEMNPLTKVKLINELNEREVQLGVADKVSWHSEYKDSAWIFLGGLPYELTEGDIICVFSQYGEIVNINLVRDKKTGKSKGFCFLCYEDQRSTILAVDNFNGIKIKGRTIRVDHVSNYRTPKDSEEMDIVTKELQEKGCGAHTPSSNSSEGSEEDKPTKKHKKDKKEKKKRKKDKEKTDQEELAEQPASSSTPRSKMIKEKEDPGSKKHSSKNSERGQKPESREVRKHHPSSPEVKTTCQGRVEDHERELKREKFKHEHKSSSRREEREEKNRDRDRGRSSDTHSSWHEGHSEGHSRRSRSRSRDKSHRPKKARHSRDLDPSNPSDSQHH, from the exons ATGCGCCCTGCAGCCTCTCCCGGTAGTGGATTCCTCTGTGTTGAGCGCGAAATCGCGGAGATGAA CCCTTTAACGAAAGTGAAGCTGATAAATGAGCTGAATGAGCGAGAGGTCCAGCTTGGGGTGGCGGATAAGGTGTCCTGGCATTCCGAGTACAAAGACAGCGCCTGGATCTTCCTGG gagGACTTCCCTATGAACTTACTGAAGGAGATATCATCTGTGTATTCTCACA atatggGGAGATCGTTAACATTAATCTGGTGCGGGACAAGAAGACTGGGAAATCCAAAGGATTCTGTTTCCTCTGCTATGAAGACCAGAGGAGCACAATTCTGGCTGTTGACAATTTTAATGGGATAAAA ATTAAAGGAAGAACTATCCGAGTGGATCATGTGTCTAACTATCGGACTCCTAAGGACTCAGAAGAAATGGATATTGTGACCAAAGAGCTCCAGGAGAAGGGCTGTGGGGCTCACACCCCCTCATCAAATTCATCTGAGGGCTCTGAAGAGGACAAACCcaccaaaaaacacaaaaaag acaaaaaggaaaaaaagaaaagaaagaaagacaaagagaagactGATCAGGAGGAACTGGCAGAGCAGCCAGCCTCCTCTTCAACTCCTAGAAGCAAGATGATAAAGGAAAAGGAGGACCCTGGCTCTAAAAAGCACAGCAGCAAGAACTCAGAGAGGGGTCAGAAGCCAGAGTCTAGGGAGGTGCGGAAGCACCACCCCAGTTCCCCTGAGGTCAAGACAACCTGCCAAGGGAGAGTAGAGGACCATGAGCGGGAGCTGAAGAGGGAGAAGTTCAAGCACGAGCACAAGTCCTCAagcaggagggaagaaagagaagaaaaaaacagggaTAGGGACAGAGGTCGAAGCTCAGACACACATTCTAGCTGGCATGAGGGGCATTCTGAGGGACATAGCCGTAGAAGTAGAAGTAGGAGCCGAGATAAATCTCATAGGCCTAAAAAGGCCCGGCACTCT CGAGACCTGGACCCCTCAAATCCCAGTGACAGCCAGCATCACTGA